Proteins from one Kineosporiaceae bacterium genomic window:
- a CDS encoding ATP-binding cassette domain-containing protein, with product MSIIQADRLVREFRVGGRLRGGVRQVRAVDEISFTVAPGESVGYIGANGAGKSTTIKMLSGILTPTSGQVRTCGLDPVRQRRELAAHLGVVFGQRSQLWWDLPLAESLTILAAVHRLPTRRWTTRRDELVDRLDLGAFLQRPVRQLSLGERMRGELAAALLHEPELLILDEPTVGLDVLSKERLRVFLREENAAIGASGHGRTMLLTTHDMDDVERLCERLLVVDRGRLVYDGDQAGLTMRVGARRVLVVDLAEPHASLAQAVSGLVGVQVLAAEGGGLRHRFAFAPGTVTAAEVLSRLSAHASVRDLSIVEPEIEDVVRRLYEATSDPR from the coding sequence GTGAGCATCATCCAGGCGGACCGGTTGGTACGCGAGTTCCGGGTCGGCGGGCGGCTGCGCGGCGGCGTCCGCCAGGTACGCGCGGTCGACGAGATCAGCTTCACCGTCGCCCCCGGCGAATCGGTGGGCTACATCGGGGCCAACGGCGCCGGCAAGTCGACCACGATCAAGATGCTGAGCGGCATCCTCACCCCGACCTCCGGTCAGGTGCGCACGTGCGGCCTCGATCCGGTCCGGCAGCGACGTGAGCTGGCCGCCCACCTCGGCGTGGTCTTCGGTCAGCGCTCGCAGCTGTGGTGGGACCTGCCCCTGGCCGAGTCGCTGACGATCCTGGCCGCGGTTCACCGCCTACCGACCCGGCGCTGGACGACGCGACGCGACGAGCTGGTCGACCGCCTCGACCTGGGCGCCTTCCTGCAGCGACCCGTCCGCCAGCTCTCGCTCGGCGAACGGATGCGCGGCGAGCTGGCCGCGGCGCTGCTGCACGAACCCGAACTGCTGATCCTGGACGAACCCACGGTCGGACTCGACGTGCTCAGCAAGGAGCGCCTGCGGGTCTTCCTCCGCGAGGAGAACGCCGCCATCGGCGCCTCGGGCCACGGCCGCACCATGCTGCTCACCACCCACGACATGGACGACGTGGAGCGGCTCTGCGAACGCCTGCTCGTCGTCGACCGCGGCCGGCTGGTCTACGACGGCGACCAGGCCGGACTGACGATGAGGGTCGGCGCCCGGCGGGTGCTCGTCGTCGACCTCGCCGAGCCCCATGCCTCGCTGGCCCAGGCCGTGTCCGGGCTGGTCGGCGTCCAGGTGCTGGCTGCCGAGGGCGGCGGCCTGCGTCATCGCTTCGCGTTCGCTCCCGGCACGGTGACCGCGGCCGAGGTGCTGTCCCGGCTCAGCGCGCACGCGTCGGTGCGCGACCTCAGCATCGTCGAACCAGAGATCGAGGACGTCGTCCGCCGCCTCTACGAAGCGACCTCCGACCCGCGGTGA
- a CDS encoding ABC-2 family transporter protein produces the protein MTAYLAFLRAGFHRYATYRLATVAGAFTNSVFGLARAAILASAVAGAGAISAGGYTAHQVITYAWLGQALITPVNVFQWNELALRVRTGDIAIDLARPVDLQLSWLATDLGRAGYSLLPRSLPPVLIGALLFGLALPAHPLPYLLGALSVLLAVVISFACRFAVNLTAFWLVEIRGVIGSYVAISSLLCGLVVPVSWFPGWLDTLATATPFPSLLQAPIDVITGRVSGTAALGTLAVQAFWAVATLGVGRAVLHRATRKLVVQGG, from the coding sequence GTGACGGCCTATCTGGCGTTCCTGCGTGCCGGCTTCCACCGCTACGCCACCTATCGCCTCGCGACCGTGGCCGGCGCCTTCACCAACTCGGTCTTCGGCCTGGCCCGGGCCGCGATCCTGGCCTCGGCCGTCGCCGGGGCGGGCGCCATCTCGGCCGGGGGCTACACCGCCCACCAGGTGATCACCTACGCCTGGCTGGGTCAGGCCCTGATCACCCCCGTCAACGTGTTCCAGTGGAACGAGCTCGCGCTGCGGGTCCGCACCGGTGACATCGCGATCGACCTGGCGCGGCCGGTCGACCTGCAACTGAGCTGGTTGGCCACCGACCTCGGCCGGGCCGGCTACAGCCTGCTGCCCCGCAGCCTGCCCCCGGTGCTGATCGGGGCGCTGCTCTTCGGCCTGGCGCTCCCCGCCCACCCCCTGCCCTACCTGCTGGGCGCGCTGTCCGTCCTGCTGGCCGTGGTGATCTCGTTCGCCTGCCGGTTCGCGGTCAACCTCACCGCGTTCTGGCTGGTCGAGATCCGCGGTGTGATCGGCAGCTACGTGGCGATCTCGAGCCTGCTCTGCGGGCTGGTGGTGCCGGTGTCCTGGTTCCCCGGCTGGCTCGACACCCTGGCCACCGCGACCCCGTTCCCGTCCCTGCTGCAGGCCCCGATCGACGTCATCACCGGACGGGTCAGCGGCACGGCCGCCCTCGGCACACTCGCCGTCCAGGCCTTCTGGGCGGTGGCCACGCTCGGCGTCGGCCGCGCGGTGCTGCACCGGGCCACCCGCAAGCTGGTGGTGCAGGGTGGCTGA
- a CDS encoding acyl carrier protein, producing the protein MNVEIRADLIEFVVTNYLFGDVSRTPKDEEALVESGIIDSTGILELIEFLESHFDIEVTEAETVPANLGSIAALTGFVAGKRVALPSL; encoded by the coding sequence ATGAATGTCGAGATCCGAGCTGATCTGATCGAGTTCGTGGTCACGAACTACCTCTTCGGTGATGTTTCGCGTACCCCCAAGGACGAGGAGGCCTTGGTCGAGAGCGGCATCATCGACTCGACGGGCATTCTCGAGCTCATCGAGTTCCTCGAGTCCCACTTCGACATTGAGGTGACGGAGGCAGAGACGGTGCCTGCGAACCTGGGCAGCATCGCGGCCCTCACCGGATTCGTTGCGGGCAAGCGCGTTGCGCTGCCGAGTCTCTAG
- a CDS encoding sugar transferase — MSILTQPPASPAHQLEAESSAPRNVVTRLTLDSDDAVGPRELLNRYRQILIVADVGAALVAGVTGLFIRFGSEASSPYILFSLLAPVLWVASVAIQRGYENRYLGTGPEEYRRLADATLFLFAVTAASSFVIKGDLSRGYVMIALPMALFLSFVLRRRMRAWLFKRRLAGQGLNRVLVVGRADAAAHLVEQLDREPWHGLVSVGVCIPASPEGAPVAQNAEPGQEATAGIVDEIMAAVSQLRAGVVAVASHPDLSGHALRRLAWQLEERGVELIVSPGIVEVAGPRLSIRPVAGLSLLHLDRPVTQGGRMLVKGVLDRTLGAGLLLATSPVLLVAALAVKLTSPGPVIFRQTRVGVGGKPFQMLKFRSMVADAEQRRAELEELNENDGLLFKIRNDPRVTRVGAVLRRYSLDELPQLWNVVRGDMSLVGPRPPLPQEVAAYDSDATRRLRVRPGLTGLWQVSGRSDLTWEESLRLDLRYVDNWNFWLDVAILWRTWRAVVGRSGAY; from the coding sequence GTGTCCATTCTGACTCAGCCACCGGCCTCACCGGCCCATCAACTCGAAGCGGAGAGCTCTGCGCCACGCAACGTCGTCACTCGACTGACGTTGGACAGCGACGATGCTGTCGGGCCCCGGGAACTACTCAACCGGTACCGGCAGATCCTCATCGTTGCCGATGTCGGGGCTGCCCTGGTGGCCGGGGTGACCGGGCTCTTCATCCGCTTCGGCAGCGAGGCGTCCTCGCCCTACATTCTGTTCAGCCTGCTCGCCCCGGTGTTGTGGGTGGCCTCGGTGGCCATTCAGCGGGGCTATGAGAATCGCTATCTGGGCACCGGGCCGGAGGAGTACCGCCGGCTGGCCGATGCGACCCTCTTCCTGTTCGCGGTGACGGCGGCGTCCTCATTTGTGATCAAGGGCGATCTCTCCCGCGGTTACGTCATGATCGCGTTGCCGATGGCGCTGTTCCTGAGTTTCGTGTTGCGCCGGCGGATGCGCGCCTGGTTGTTCAAGCGTCGGTTGGCCGGGCAGGGCCTGAACCGGGTGCTGGTCGTCGGCCGGGCCGATGCCGCGGCGCATCTGGTCGAGCAGCTCGATCGTGAGCCCTGGCACGGGCTGGTCTCGGTGGGGGTGTGCATCCCGGCCTCGCCCGAGGGGGCACCTGTGGCCCAGAACGCCGAACCCGGTCAAGAGGCGACGGCCGGCATCGTGGACGAGATCATGGCGGCCGTGTCGCAGTTGCGCGCCGGGGTGGTGGCGGTGGCCTCTCACCCGGACCTGTCGGGGCATGCCCTGCGTCGTCTGGCCTGGCAGCTCGAGGAACGTGGCGTCGAACTGATCGTCTCGCCCGGGATCGTCGAGGTGGCCGGCCCGCGGCTGTCCATCCGGCCGGTGGCCGGGCTGTCGCTGCTGCACCTCGATCGACCGGTGACCCAGGGCGGGCGGATGCTGGTCAAGGGCGTGCTCGACCGGACGCTGGGTGCCGGGCTGTTGCTCGCGACCTCGCCGGTGCTGCTGGTGGCCGCCCTGGCGGTCAAGCTGACCTCGCCCGGGCCGGTGATCTTCCGCCAGACCCGGGTCGGGGTGGGTGGCAAGCCGTTCCAGATGCTGAAGTTCCGCTCCATGGTGGCCGACGCCGAGCAGCGCCGCGCCGAGCTGGAGGAGCTCAACGAGAACGATGGCCTACTCTTCAAGATCCGGAATGACCCCCGGGTGACCCGGGTGGGTGCGGTGCTGCGCCGCTACTCCCTCGACGAGCTGCCGCAGTTGTGGAACGTCGTGCGTGGCGACATGTCCCTGGTTGGGCCTCGGCCGCCCCTGCCGCAGGAGGTGGCCGCGTACGACAGCGACGCCACCCGGCGGCTGCGGGTGCGCCCGGGGCTGACGGGACTGTGGCAGGTGAGTGGTCGCAGCGACCTCACGTGGGAAGAGTCGTTGCGACTCGACCTGCGCTATGTGGACAACTGGAACTTCTGGCTCGACGTCGCCATCTTGTGGCGTACCTGGCGTGCCGTGGTCGGGCGAAGCGGCGCCTACTGA
- a CDS encoding HAD-IA family hydrolase yields the protein MLRPADPSIRAVLFDFHCTLVDQGDGSAWLDLAWAALDRDGSAAEALGEPRATRLSDLLHHVWDGARDIDPHNRRDLDPIVHRRVFSELVHRHFADLDDDLIAALYASVTDLWTLYTDAIPTLTELRAAGVRTALVSNIGMDIHDVLDRCGLTELFDAVVLSYEVGAVKPERAIFEHALKLIDVPAHQALMVGDNWRDDAGAGEVGCRVLILPRTSGPDHGLDRVLALTRP from the coding sequence ATGCTGCGACCCGCCGACCCCTCGATCCGGGCGGTGCTGTTCGACTTCCACTGCACCCTGGTCGACCAGGGGGACGGCTCGGCCTGGCTCGATCTGGCCTGGGCTGCTCTCGACCGCGACGGCTCGGCGGCCGAAGCCCTCGGTGAACCACGGGCGACCCGCTTGAGCGACCTGCTGCACCATGTCTGGGACGGCGCACGCGACATCGACCCGCACAACCGGCGGGACCTCGACCCGATCGTCCACCGCCGGGTGTTCTCCGAGCTGGTCCATCGACACTTCGCCGACCTGGACGACGACCTGATCGCCGCGTTGTACGCATCGGTCACCGATCTCTGGACGCTCTACACCGATGCCATCCCGACCTTGACCGAACTGCGCGCAGCCGGCGTCCGCACCGCCCTGGTCTCCAACATCGGGATGGACATCCACGACGTCCTCGACCGGTGCGGCCTGACCGAGTTGTTCGACGCCGTGGTGCTGTCGTACGAGGTGGGCGCGGTCAAGCCGGAGCGCGCCATCTTCGAGCATGCGTTGAAGCTGATCGACGTGCCCGCTCACCAGGCGTTGATGGTGGGCGACAACTGGCGGGACGACGCGGGCGCCGGGGAGGTCGGCTGTCGGGTGCTCATCCTGCCGCGCACCTCCGGCCCCGACCACGGCCTCGACCGGGTGCTCGCCCTGACCCGACCCTGA
- a CDS encoding AMP-binding protein, with protein MTSSGENTADHLLAQAAPGDIALVEGQFRHTYADLGRAAGRIAAELQLLQLAPGSRVAILGPNSLLWVAGYLAIMKLGHVAVPLSDKLTPDSVRRNADLVGCVAVVVDRRVLRRFPDVFAEPVAVVTDAVLLDEGTVYWPDPEPVDPDTDAVLMFTSGSTAQPKAVRVTHRNIQANTASIVEYLGLRGDDRVLVILPFYYCYGASLLHTHLRAGGRIVLCNSFVFPETALDQLEREECTVLAGVPSSFQLLLRAATFASRELASLRIIQQAGGKLPQVLVEELTAAQPNARLFVMYGQTEATARLSYLPPERLWEKQGSIGRGIPGVTLSVLGEDWQPVAPGQPGEIYARGASVTAGYYGDPVGTAEKYTEHGLRTGDIAVLDDEGFIYLVDRRDDFIKSWGYRVSSQEIEACVLRMDRLVSAAAVGVSDHEAGEAICLFVVGRPGEQVSEADVLAFCRSQLSAHMVPRSVIVVSALPLTANGKVAKPRLRELASASTPEGAHA; from the coding sequence GTGACTTCTTCGGGGGAGAACACAGCCGACCACCTCTTGGCTCAGGCTGCGCCAGGCGACATCGCGCTGGTCGAGGGGCAGTTTCGGCACACTTACGCTGACCTAGGCCGGGCCGCAGGGCGGATCGCCGCGGAGCTGCAGCTGCTCCAACTGGCGCCAGGTTCTCGGGTGGCCATCCTCGGCCCCAACTCTCTGCTCTGGGTCGCTGGGTATCTGGCGATCATGAAGCTGGGTCACGTTGCGGTGCCGTTGTCGGACAAGCTGACCCCCGACAGTGTGCGGCGTAACGCCGACCTCGTCGGATGCGTTGCCGTGGTGGTCGATCGGCGTGTGCTGCGGCGATTCCCGGACGTCTTCGCAGAACCGGTCGCGGTGGTGACCGACGCAGTGTTGCTCGACGAGGGCACGGTGTACTGGCCGGATCCCGAGCCGGTCGATCCCGACACTGACGCCGTCCTGATGTTCACCTCGGGCTCGACAGCCCAGCCCAAGGCGGTCCGCGTGACCCACCGGAACATCCAGGCCAATACCGCCTCGATCGTGGAGTACCTGGGCTTGCGTGGCGATGACCGGGTCCTGGTGATCCTTCCCTTCTACTACTGCTACGGCGCATCGCTCCTGCACACCCACCTGCGCGCAGGTGGTCGCATCGTCCTGTGCAACTCCTTCGTGTTCCCGGAAACCGCACTCGATCAGTTGGAGCGCGAGGAATGCACCGTCCTCGCCGGCGTGCCTTCCTCCTTCCAGCTGCTGCTGAGGGCAGCGACGTTCGCCAGCCGAGAACTGGCGTCACTGCGCATCATCCAGCAGGCGGGAGGGAAGTTGCCGCAGGTTCTGGTCGAGGAGCTCACCGCAGCCCAGCCGAACGCCCGGTTGTTCGTCATGTACGGCCAGACCGAGGCGACTGCGAGGCTGTCCTATCTCCCTCCAGAAAGGCTGTGGGAGAAGCAGGGTTCGATTGGCCGGGGGATCCCCGGAGTGACACTGTCGGTGCTCGGCGAGGACTGGCAGCCGGTGGCCCCGGGGCAGCCTGGAGAGATCTACGCGCGCGGTGCGAGCGTCACCGCGGGGTACTACGGCGATCCGGTCGGCACGGCCGAGAAGTACACCGAGCATGGCCTGCGCACCGGTGACATCGCCGTCCTCGACGATGAGGGGTTCATCTACCTCGTCGATCGGCGGGACGACTTCATCAAGTCCTGGGGTTATCGGGTGTCCAGCCAGGAGATCGAGGCGTGTGTGCTGCGCATGGACCGCCTGGTCTCGGCAGCTGCTGTCGGTGTATCGGATCATGAGGCGGGCGAGGCGATCTGCCTGTTCGTGGTCGGCCGCCCCGGTGAGCAGGTGTCCGAGGCTGATGTGCTCGCTTTCTGCCGTTCGCAGCTGTCGGCGCACATGGTGCCGCGATCCGTGATCGTGGTGAGCGCGTTGCCTCTCACGGCCAACGGCAAGGTGGCCAAGCCACGGCTGCGGGAGCTCGCCTCGGCTTCGACCCCCGAAGGAGCACACGCATGA
- a CDS encoding ABC-2 family transporter protein has protein sequence MADPSTTPDAARPGRLHPYRALLGSRVRSQLTYRTSFAFEVFNSLSFAVLEFVEVYLIFHNTALLGGLGVVESFLVFALARSGFALADLVAGQLDTIPSIVRAGTLDTMMLRPLPVLAQLILGDVQLRRLARLTLYVVVLIVTLPRAPVDWTPARVALVPATVVGGGLIFTGLFIAAGALQFRLVDGGEVANAFTYGGGYVASYSTAVLPAPARAFFTAVVPAAFVGYLPTLALLGRTGPVGLPGWLGWYTLPVGGLTVTAALALWRNGLQHYQGGGG, from the coding sequence GTGGCTGACCCGTCGACGACACCGGACGCCGCGCGCCCCGGCCGCCTTCACCCCTACCGAGCGCTGCTCGGCTCACGCGTGCGATCGCAACTCACCTACCGCACCTCGTTCGCCTTCGAGGTCTTCAACAGCCTCTCGTTCGCCGTGTTGGAGTTCGTCGAGGTCTACCTGATCTTCCACAACACCGCGTTGCTGGGTGGCCTGGGGGTCGTCGAGTCCTTCCTCGTCTTCGCGCTGGCCAGATCCGGCTTCGCCCTGGCCGACCTGGTGGCCGGTCAACTCGACACCATCCCGAGCATCGTCCGCGCAGGCACGCTCGACACGATGATGCTGCGACCGCTCCCGGTGCTCGCGCAGTTGATCCTCGGCGACGTGCAGCTGAGGCGCCTGGCCCGGCTGACGCTCTATGTCGTCGTCCTGATCGTGACCTTGCCCCGGGCGCCGGTGGACTGGACCCCGGCGCGGGTCGCCCTGGTCCCGGCGACCGTGGTCGGCGGCGGCCTGATCTTCACCGGGTTGTTCATCGCCGCCGGCGCCCTGCAGTTCCGGCTGGTGGACGGTGGCGAGGTCGCCAACGCCTTCACCTACGGCGGCGGGTACGTGGCGTCGTATTCCACCGCGGTGCTGCCGGCACCGGCCCGGGCCTTCTTCACCGCGGTGGTCCCGGCCGCGTTCGTGGGATACCTGCCCACCCTCGCTCTGCTCGGCCGCACCGGCCCGGTCGGCCTCCCCGGCTGGCTCGGCTGGTACACCCTGCCGGTGGGCGGGCTCACCGTGACAGCGGCTCTGGCCCTGTGGCGCAACGGGTTACAGCACTATCAAGGGGGTGGCGGGTGA
- the acpS gene encoding holo-ACP synthase yields the protein MTGPTMQTRTGTDIVAVARIEDLVRARGDTFLRKWFTPREIAYCMGKFRPGLHLAARFAGKEAVLKALPVAWTGPIPWRSIEIVNEADGRPVVTLGGLVGVAARQARAHDLQVSLSHCDDYATAVALVQVAGEGAR from the coding sequence GTGACCGGGCCGACGATGCAGACCAGGACAGGAACCGACATCGTGGCTGTGGCGCGGATCGAGGACTTGGTGCGGGCGCGGGGAGATACGTTTCTTCGCAAGTGGTTCACGCCACGAGAGATCGCCTACTGCATGGGTAAGTTCCGGCCTGGACTGCACCTCGCCGCTCGATTTGCAGGCAAAGAAGCCGTTCTCAAGGCGCTGCCCGTGGCATGGACCGGCCCCATCCCTTGGCGATCGATCGAGATCGTCAATGAGGCCGACGGCCGGCCGGTGGTGACCTTGGGTGGGCTCGTCGGCGTGGCTGCGCGGCAGGCCAGGGCACACGACCTCCAGGTGTCCCTGTCGCACTGCGACGACTACGCCACGGCGGTAGCGCTGGTACAGGTTGCCGGGGAGGGCGCGCGGTGA
- the wecB gene encoding UDP-N-acetylglucosamine 2-epimerase (non-hydrolyzing): MGVVALPGPTPVLRPGPETERLGTVQAGPGTPWWATIPGLGNQPGLPHRHHPRGRCHPGGQHDQGLGRRSAAHRIQRRRQALSQRGERLLHRGRRGSLPLHPRRGGNRTVTIPLIDRAAERRPGSPRRILVVYGTRPEAVKMAPLVHALQHSADFEPIVAVTGQHRAMLDQVNEVFGITPDIDLDIHSPGQTLTEITARTLAGITPVIEQVAPDAVAVQGDTTTTYAVALAAFYAQVPVVHLEAGLRTHDLTSPFPEELNRRQTTMLSDLHLAPTAAARANLVAEDVSPDAVVVTGNTVIDALHQTLASVPAYGDDELERRLAGDARVLLVTAHRRESWGEPMQRIGRALARLARRYPDLLVVFPAHRNPLVREAILPHLDGLANVVITEPLPYGGFCRLLQRASIVLTDSGGVQEEAPGLGKPVLVLRETTERPEAVHAGTVRLIGTDEDAVVDAVCTLHDDPAAYASMAHATNPYGDGQAARRSVEALAHFFGRGERPTEFDPARPVRIELPDEVADLAGPPSGQLELLPA, translated from the coding sequence ATGGGTGTTGTGGCACTACCAGGACCCACACCGGTTCTACGCCCTGGCCCTGAAACCGAACGGCTGGGAACTGTCCAAGCAGGACCCGGAACACCCTGGTGGGCAACGATTCCTGGCCTCGGGAACCAACCCGGCCTTCCCCATCGGCACCACCCACGTGGTCGGTGTCACCCAGGTGGGCAACACGATCAAGGTCTCGGCCGACGGTCTGCTGCTCACCGCATTCAGCGACGACGACAAGCCCTATCTCAGCGGGGCGAACGGCTTCTACACCGAGGACGCCGAGGTTCGCTTCCGCTCCATCCGCGCCGTGGAGGTAACCGCACCGTGACCATCCCTCTCATCGACCGCGCCGCAGAGCGCCGCCCCGGATCACCGCGACGCATCCTGGTGGTCTACGGCACCCGCCCCGAGGCGGTGAAGATGGCGCCGCTGGTGCATGCGCTGCAGCACAGTGCCGACTTCGAGCCCATCGTCGCCGTCACCGGTCAGCACCGGGCGATGCTCGACCAGGTCAACGAGGTCTTCGGGATCACCCCCGACATCGACCTCGACATCCACTCCCCCGGACAGACCCTCACCGAGATCACGGCCAGGACGCTGGCGGGCATCACTCCGGTGATCGAGCAGGTGGCGCCGGACGCCGTGGCCGTCCAGGGGGACACCACCACCACCTACGCCGTGGCGCTGGCCGCCTTCTACGCCCAGGTACCCGTGGTTCACCTCGAGGCCGGGCTGCGCACCCATGACCTCACCTCGCCGTTCCCCGAGGAGCTCAACCGCCGCCAGACCACGATGCTCTCCGATCTGCACCTGGCACCCACGGCGGCCGCCCGCGCCAACCTGGTGGCCGAGGACGTCTCACCCGATGCGGTCGTGGTCACCGGCAACACCGTGATCGACGCCCTGCACCAGACCCTGGCGAGCGTGCCGGCCTACGGCGACGACGAACTCGAACGGCGGCTGGCCGGCGACGCCCGGGTGCTGCTGGTGACCGCCCACCGTCGCGAGTCCTGGGGCGAACCGATGCAGCGCATCGGGCGCGCCCTGGCCCGCCTGGCCCGGCGCTACCCCGACCTGCTGGTGGTCTTCCCCGCTCACCGAAACCCCTTGGTGCGCGAGGCGATCCTGCCGCACCTCGATGGGCTGGCGAATGTCGTGATCACCGAGCCACTGCCCTACGGCGGCTTCTGCCGGTTGCTGCAACGCGCCTCGATCGTGCTCACCGACAGCGGCGGCGTCCAGGAGGAGGCCCCGGGGCTCGGCAAGCCGGTCCTGGTGCTGCGCGAGACCACCGAGCGCCCCGAGGCGGTGCACGCGGGCACGGTGCGCCTGATCGGCACCGACGAGGACGCCGTAGTGGACGCCGTCTGCACCCTTCACGACGACCCTGCCGCCTACGCCTCGATGGCGCACGCGACCAACCCCTACGGGGATGGCCAGGCGGCGCGGCGCAGTGTCGAGGCCCTCGCCCACTTCTTCGGTCGCGGCGAGCGCCCGACCGAGTTCGACCCGGCCCGCCCGGTCCGGATCGAGCTACCCGACGAGGTCGCCGACCTCGCCGGGCCGCCCTCGGGACAGCTCGAACTGCTGCCCGCATGA